From the Montipora capricornis isolate CH-2021 chromosome 2, ASM3666992v2, whole genome shotgun sequence genome, one window contains:
- the LOC138037234 gene encoding uncharacterized protein: MNKQDKIREGQILLDEKQNYKPLSSPMALETSQKAKEIINALHHKDHIDDMTQKWLSLTPNPPRIPVFYTLTKIHKPNPVGRPIISGCEGPTERISSFVDHLLQPIAKTQKSYLKDTTDLLNFIEKTKVAKDTTLVSMDVTSLYTNIPQEEGIAEIVCRTYETFYGNELPIPTHFLREMLRLILKENSFHFNISFSKLTEPQ; this comes from the coding sequence AtgaataaacaagacaaaatacGAGAGGGTCAGATTCTCTTAGACGAGAAACAAAACTACAAGCCGCTTTCATCACCTATGGCATTAGAAACCTCTCAAAAAGCAAAAGAGATCATCAATGCCCTCCATCACAAGGACCACATTGACGATATGACTCAAAAATGGTTATCTCTGACACCAAACCCGCCACGAATTCCTGTTTTCTACACTCTTACAAAGATTCACAAACCTAACCCGGTGGGGAGACCCATCATATCAGGCTGCGAAGGCCCCACTGAACGAATTTCATCATTTGTTGATCACCTACTTCAGCCTATTGCTAAAACACAAAAATCTTACCTCAAAGATACGACAgatttgttaaattttataGAGAAAACTAAAGTCGCAAAAGACACAACCCTTGTCTCAATGGACGTTACTAGCCTTTACACTAacatcccacaggaggaaggaatcgcGGAAATTGTATGTAGAACATACGAAACATTCTATGGAAACGAGCTTCCGATTCCAACTCACTTCCTCAGAGAAATGCTAAGACTTATCTTGAAAGAGAATTCTTTCCATTTCAACATTTCATTCTCCAAACTCACGGAACCGCAATGA